From one Anopheles bellator chromosome 1, idAnoBellAS_SP24_06.2, whole genome shotgun sequence genomic stretch:
- the LOC131205484 gene encoding putative methyltransferase C9orf114 translates to MKVHGDKTRLTERDKMVKRERKRHKRQELLLKRVKQQYEELEREKASTAEVHVESVTEAEHVSTISIAVPGSIMENAQSPELRTYLAGQIARAACIFQIDEVIVFDDCGGGSNQVTERLNTLDTAEGSPAARRCCIQLARILQYLECPQYLRKYFFPIHNDLKYCGLLNPLDSQHHLRQQSEFVFREGIVSKKPTKRKGAFVNVGLLNDVLVDTVLEPNLRVTVKLPDGVDLKSKKIRGKIVSPSQPRQETGIYWGYTVRIANSLSQVFTKSPYKGGYDLTIGTSDRGTNVHDVASNSLSYRHGLIVFGGVLGLEPALESDSKLTVDAVEDLFDEYLNTVPAQGSRTVRTEEAILISMAALGSKLCPVNAPKPFTSFDAIPQSQDTGIQQYAFNEKRTKHDGSVPATPVKESVAAINTSTEQNDDMSRFD, encoded by the coding sequence ATGAAGGTTCACGGAGATAAAACACGGCTTACGGAGCGCGACAAAATGGTAAAGCGAGAACGGAAACGGCACAAGCGCCAGGAGCTGTTGCTGAAGCGCGTGAAGCAACAGTATGAAGAGCTGGAGCGGGAGAAAGCGTCCACGGCGGAGGTGCATGTGGAAAGTGTCACCGAGGCGGAGCACGTTTCAACGATCAGCATTGCGGTACCGGGATCGATTATGGAAAATGCACAGTCGCCAGAGTTGCGTACTTACCTCGCTGGTCAGATTGCCCGAGCAGCGTGCATTTTCCAGATCGATGAAGTGATTGTGTTCGATGACTGTGGCGGAGGCAGCAACCAAGTCACGGAACGGTTGAACACGCTCGACACGGCGGAGGGATCCCCCGCGGCACGCCGCTGCTGCATTCAGCTCGCCCGCATCCTGCAGTACCTCGAGTGTCCACAGTATCTGCGCAAGTACTTCTTTCCCATTCACAACGATTTGAAGTACTGTGGGCTGCTGAATCCGCTCGACTCGCAGCATCACCTGCGCCAGCAGAGCGAGTTCGTGTTTCGGGAGGGCATCGTCAGCAAGAAGCCGACCAAAAGGAAAGGCGCGTTCGTGAACGTGGGTCTGCTGAATGACGTGCTCGTAGACACGGTGCTAGAACCGAACTTGCGCGTAACGGTCAAGCTGCCGGACGGGGTGGACCTTAAATCGAAGAAAATACGTGGTAAAATAGTGTCGCCTTCTCAGCCGCGTCAAGAGACGGGCATCTACTGGGGCTACACGGTACGGATTGCGAACTCGCTATCGCAGGTGTTTACGAAGAGCCCGTACAAGGGCGGATACGACCTCACGATCGGAACGTCCGACCGGGGTACGAATGTGCACGACGTGGCATCGAATAGCCTCTCCTATCGACACGGTCTCATAGTGTTTGGTGGCGTGCTCGGCTTGGAACCGGCACTAGAGTCCGATTCGAAGCTGACGGTGGACGCGGTAGAAGATTTGTTTGACGAGTATCTGAACACGGTTCCGGCACAGGGCTCACGGACGGTGCGTACGGAGGAGGCCATTCTAATTTCCATGGCTGCGCTCGGGAGCAAACTGTGCCCGGTAAACGCTCCGAAGCCGTTCACCAGCTTCGATGCCATCCCGCAGAGCCAGGACACCGGCATTCAGCAGTATGCGTTTAACGAGAAACGGACAAAACACGATGGCTCTGTGCCAGCAACGCCGGTAAAAGAAAGTGTCGCTGCAATCAACACCTCAACCGAGCAGAACGATGATATGTCACGGTTCGACTAG
- the LOC131205485 gene encoding activating signal cointegrator 1 complex subunit 1, with product MDVMNPQLMWIGTRCYRVNQCTATTAGDGPSEAYVEEDLYEADDEYDTYDIEMTDNGKYQTAFHVPAAFYAMIIGAKGQTRQRLEAETKAQIRVPKQGTTDDIVVTGVSRKSVAAARSRIELIVTGARDKQQFTHFLSVPLATDDMMKRFVAFKDKVLYKLPAAFTVDESLFQQPEKLHLTLGTMSLMDNVDRANAVHVLQDCQETILRPLLKENGPMEIHVRGLEYMNDDPHAVDVLYAKVEGATLQEAADQMYEYFIAKGLMQRKYDHVKLHATLINSLFRGHNTEGSETREAERRRISFDASEILRLYGDYDFGRTVVSEIHLSQRFTTSSCTGFYESSAVIKL from the exons ATGGACGTAATGAATCCGCAGCTGATGTGGATAGGTACACGGTGTTACCGGGTAAATCAGTGCACCGCGACGACTGCCGGCGATGGACCCTCCGAAGCGTATGTAGAGGAAGATCTGTACGAAGCAGATGATGAGTACGATACGTACGATATCGAGATGACCGATAACGGAAAATATCAAACGGCGTTCCACGTGCCTGC GGCTTTTTACGCCATGATAATCGGCGCCAAGGGACAAACCCGGCAGCGTTTGGAGGCCGAAACGAAGGCACAAATACGGGTCCCGAAGCAGGGCACCACGGACGACATCGTGGTGACGGGTGTCTCACGGaagtcggtggccgccgcccggtcaCGAATCGAACTCATCGTTACCGGGGCACGGGACAAGCAACAGTTCACGCACTTCCTCTCGGTGCCACTGGCCACGGACGACATGATGAAGCGATTTGTGGCCTTTAAAGACAAAGTGCTCTACAAACTGCCGGCCGCCTTCACCGTCGACGAATCGTTGTTCCAGCAACCGGAAAAGTTGCACCTAACGCTCGGCACCATGAGTCTGATGGACAACGTGGATCGGGCCAATGCGGTTCACGTTTTGCAAGACTGCCAGGAAACGATATTACG ACCGCTGCTCAAAGAGAACGGTCCCATGGAGATTCACGTTCGTGGCCTCGAATACATGAACGATGACCCACACGCGGTCGATGTGCTATACGCCAAGGTCGAAGGTGCCACCCTACAGGAGGCGGCCGATCAAATGTACGAGTACTTCATAGCGAAAGGGCTGATGCAACGGAAATATGATCACGTGAAGCTGCACGCCACGCTCATCAACTCCTTGTTCCGCGGCCACAACACCGAGGGCTCCGAAACGAGGGAAGCGGAACGCCGGCGCATCTCGTTTGATGCGAGCGAAATATTACGCCTATACGGAGATTACGACTTTGGGCGCACGGTTGTGAGCGAGATTCATCTTTCGCAGCGCTTCACTACCTCCTCCTGTACGGGGTTTTACGAGTCCTCGGCGGTCATAAAGCTGTGA
- the LOC131205486 gene encoding retinol dehydrogenase 12-like, whose product MLLTIAVGSLVAVLTYKLFRLFIEGGQFRKNTRCDGKVILITGANTGIGKKTARELLKRGGKVYIACRSLERANEARNDIVAQTGLGNIHVRELDLASMESIRQFAKSFMAEEPRLDLLINNAGVMACPKALTKDGFELQLGTNHLGHFLLTNLLLERLKESAPSRIVNLSSLAHKYGKINRSDLNSERSYNQVTAYCQSKLANVMFTRELAKRLAGTGVTAYALHPGTVDTDLPRHMGSLFFLFDHKLVKPLLRIAFKTPLSGAQTTLYTALDEDLAGESGKYYADCREQKLSKYARNDELAAWLWDESAKMTRLDSK is encoded by the exons ATGTTGTTGACCATCGCCGTGGGAAGCCTAGTGGCGGTGTTAACTTACAAGCTGTTCAG gctctTCATCGAGGGAGGACAGTTCCGTAAGAACACACGCTGCGATGGAAAGGTTATCCTCATCACGGGCGCCAACACCGGcattggaaagaaaacggcCCGGGAGCTGCTGAAGCGTGGTGGCAAAGTTTATATCGCTTGCCGCTCGCTGGAGCGTGCGAACGAGGCGCGCAACGATATCGTTGCACAAACGGGCCTAGGTAATATTCACGTGCGCGAACTGGACCTTGCGTCGATGGAATCGATACGACAGTTTGCGAAAAG TTTTATGGCCGAAGAACCGCGCCTCGATTTGCTCATCAATAACGCGGGCGTTATGGCGTGCCCGAAGGCCCTCACGAAGGATGGGTTCGAGCTGCAGCTGGGGACGAACCACCTGGGACACTTTCTGCTCACGAACCTGCTACTCGAGCGCCTGAAAGAGTCGGCACCGAGCCGAATCGTCAACCTGTCCAGCTTGGCGCACAAGTACGGCAAGATCAACCGCAGCGATCTGAACAGCGAGCGATCGTACAACCAGGTGACGGCCTACTGCCAGAGCAAGCTGGCCAACGTGATGTTCACACGGGAACTGGCCAAGCGGCTCGCCGGTACCGGTGTGACCGCGTACGCCCTCCATCCCGGCACGGTCGACACGGATCTGCCCCGCCACATGGGCTCCTTGTTCTTCCTGTTCGATCA CAAACTGGTGAAACCGTTACTACGGATCGCATTCAAGACGCCACTTTCGGGAGCCCAAACCACACTGTACACGGCCCTGGACGAAGATCTGGCGGGCGAGAGTGGAAAATACTATGC GGATTGCCGTGAGCAGAAGCTTAGCAAATATGCCCGTAACGATGAGTTGGCAGCCTGGCTGTGGGACGAAAGTGCAAAGATGACTAGACTGGACTCGAAGTGA
- the LOC131205487 gene encoding mitotic-spindle organizing protein 1-like, whose protein sequence is MPEPSSNEGDNANLYARLQQSQLIRANIQNISQFLNTGLSPETLDICVKLLEAGVHPQSLSESVTLIRNQLAAINNGEAVD, encoded by the coding sequence ATGCCGGAGCCGAGCAGTAACGAGGGCGACAACGCCAATCTGTACGCGCGCCTGCAACAATCGCAGCTGATTCGCGCCAACATACAAAACATTTCGCAGTTCCTCAACACTGGCCTTAGTCCCGAAACGCTCGACATCTGTGTGAAGCTACTGGAGGCCGGTGTTCACCCGCAGTCCCTTTCGGAGTCTGTCACACTGATCCGCAACCAGCTGGCCGCCATCAATAACGGTGAAGCGGTAGATTAG